The Desulfurobacterium atlanticum nucleotide sequence ATTTTCTGTTATAAAGCCTTACGCCATAATAAACAATGCAACATTTGTTGACAAAAAAGTGATAAACGGTAAAACTTACATTTACAAATTCCGCTACGCAGAAAACAGATTAAAAGGACCATTCACAGAACCTGTTCAATTAACTCCAGAAGACAATATCCCTCCAGAGCCACCTAAAAACCCTGTTCTTGTCCGTTTAGACAACTCTACATGCATTATAGTATGGGAACCATCACCATCAAAAGATACCGTTTATTACACAATTTTTTTAAACGATAAAGAATTAGGAAAAACTGAAAACCTATACTTCCAGACAACCTGCAAAAAGGGTATATTTAAAGTGATTGCTGTTGATAAAGCGGGCAACTTAAGTATTCCAGAAGCTGTTAAAAGGAGGTAAACTATGTGTATCTTCTGTAAAATTGTAAACAAAGAGATTCCAGCCAAAGTAGTGTATGAGGATGACCTTGTGATGGCGTTTCACGACATAAATCCACAAGCACCTATTCATATACTGATAATCCCTAAAGAGCATATTCCAACAGTAAATGATATTGAAGAGAAACACAAAGAATTGATAGGACATATCTTTACCGTTGCAAAGACAATAGCAAAAGAGATGGGATTTGCAGAAAAAGGTTACAGAATCCTTATAAACTGCAATAAAGATGGAGGACAGGAAATCTACCACATCCACTTCCATCTTTTTGCAGGAAAACCTTTAGGTCCAATGATTTGCAAGTAGGAGAGTGTATGTTCATAACCTTTGAAGGAATTGAGGGAAGCGGAAAAACCACACAAGCAAAACTCCTTTACCAGTGGCTTATAGACAGCGGAAAAGAAGCACTATTTACAAGAGAACCTGGAGGCACTCCAGCAGCTGAAGAGATAAGAGAATTTATCCTTACAGAAAGAGAAGAACCTTTTCCCGAAAATGCCGAGCTTTTCCTGTATATGGCTGCCCGCTCTTTCCATGTTGAAAATTTTATAAAACCTGCTTTGGAAAACGGCACTACTGTAATTTCCGACCGATTTTCAGATGCCACAATCGCCTATCAGGGATTTGGCAGAGGCATTCCCGTAGAAAAAATTGAGTATCTAAACAGTATAGCCACGAAAGGTTTAAAACCAAATATAACATTTTTAATAGATATTCCTGTAGAAGAGGGACTAAGAAGAATAAAAAAAAGGAAACTTGACAGAATAGAAAAAGAGGCAGTTGAGTTTCATCAAAGAGTAAGAGAAGGCTATCTTCAAATAGCAAAGAGAGAGCCAGACAGAGTTGTGGTAATAGATGGAAGAAAAAAGGTAGAAGAAATTTTTGAAATCATTAAGACTACTATTGAGAGAAAAGCCGATGCCGTTTAGCAGTATCGTCGGTCACGCAAAACAGCTTCACACAATAGAAGAACTGATAGAAAAGAAAGTGTTCCCTTCATCTGCAATTTTCTCAGGTCCAGAAGGTGTGGGAAAAAAACTTGTGGCGGTAGAAACGGCAAAAATCCTTTCAGGAAACGAGTTCGGAATAAAAATTGTAGGAGAAGATAAACCTCCTACAATAGATGAAATCCGGGAAATAACCTCCTGGCTTTCAATGAAACCTACACATTCAAAAAGGAAGATTGCAATAATAGACAGTGCAGAACTTATGAGAAATGAAGCTGCAAACGCTCTTTTAAAAACACTTGAAGAACCGCCAGAATACGCAAACATAATTTTGATAACCTCAAACGAAAACGCTCTTTTACCAACAATAAAATCCCGCTGCAAAATTTTTCGTTTTGGAAAGCTAACAAAGATTCAGGTTGAAACAATTCTCAAAAATTTAGGTGTTGAATATGACAGCAGAATACTCAAAATCTGCGGAAACAGCCCGGGAAGGGCAATTGCCCTTTCAAACAGTAAAGTGCCAGACTTAATAGCACACCTTCTAAAACTCCTGAAGGAGAAAAAACTACCAGCTGAAATCCTTGATTTTTCTTCAAAGTTCTCATCAATGACCCGGGAAGAAACAAATCTTTTTATTGAATCACTTATAATTCTTTTTTCAGAAAAGAAAATCTTTCTTGACTGGTTTGAACCTCTTGAAAAAGCAAGAAATTTTCTAAACTTTTACGCAAGGCCAAGAAACGTAATTGAATGGCTGCTTATAACAGTAACACTTAAGAAGGAGCAAAGATGAACGAAATAGAGAAACTCAAAAAAGAGATGATAAAAATAGGCAGACTTATATTCCAATCTGGCTTAACAGACAGCCACGGCGGAAATATAAGCGTAAGGTATAACGACTACATACTTATAAAAAAATCGGGGAAAATGCTCGGAACATTAACAGAAGAAGACATTGTGGTAACCACAGTAGAAGAAAATCCAGAGCTTGATAAAACCGCTTCTATAGAACTTAAAGTTCACAGAAATATCTATAAAAAATTACCTGAAGTAAAGGCAGTTGTTCACGCCCATTCCCCTTATACAGTTGCCGTTTCTCTTACAACCAATGAAATTATCCCCCTTGATTCTGAGGTTAAATTTCTCCTTGGAACAGTGCCGGTTTTATCAGCAAAACAGGTAATAAGCTCTAATGAAGTAGCAGAAAAGCTACCAGAATTACTTAAAAAGTGTAAAATTGCCGTTGTAAAATCTCACGGACCTTTCTCCACAGGAAAAACACTGGAGGAAGCATATAAATACCTTTCAGCAGTTGAAAACTCCTGTAAAATAATCTCAATCGTTAAAGGAATGGAGAGATAG carries:
- a CDS encoding histidine triad nucleotide-binding protein, which translates into the protein MCIFCKIVNKEIPAKVVYEDDLVMAFHDINPQAPIHILIIPKEHIPTVNDIEEKHKELIGHIFTVAKTIAKEMGFAEKGYRILINCNKDGGQEIYHIHFHLFAGKPLGPMICK
- the tmk gene encoding dTMP kinase, coding for MFITFEGIEGSGKTTQAKLLYQWLIDSGKEALFTREPGGTPAAEEIREFILTEREEPFPENAELFLYMAARSFHVENFIKPALENGTTVISDRFSDATIAYQGFGRGIPVEKIEYLNSIATKGLKPNITFLIDIPVEEGLRRIKKRKLDRIEKEAVEFHQRVREGYLQIAKREPDRVVVIDGRKKVEEIFEIIKTTIERKADAV
- a CDS encoding DNA polymerase III subunit delta', whose amino-acid sequence is MKSLRLLLREKPMPFSSIVGHAKQLHTIEELIEKKVFPSSAIFSGPEGVGKKLVAVETAKILSGNEFGIKIVGEDKPPTIDEIREITSWLSMKPTHSKRKIAIIDSAELMRNEAANALLKTLEEPPEYANIILITSNENALLPTIKSRCKIFRFGKLTKIQVETILKNLGVEYDSRILKICGNSPGRAIALSNSKVPDLIAHLLKLLKEKKLPAEILDFSSKFSSMTREETNLFIESLIILFSEKKIFLDWFEPLEKARNFLNFYARPRNVIEWLLITVTLKKEQR
- a CDS encoding aldolase; this encodes MNEIEKLKKEMIKIGRLIFQSGLTDSHGGNISVRYNDYILIKKSGKMLGTLTEEDIVVTTVEENPELDKTASIELKVHRNIYKKLPEVKAVVHAHSPYTVAVSLTTNEIIPLDSEVKFLLGTVPVLSAKQVISSNEVAEKLPELLKKCKIAVVKSHGPFSTGKTLEEAYKYLSAVENSCKIISIVKGMER